The following coding sequences lie in one Vibrio casei genomic window:
- a CDS encoding AraC family transcriptional regulator translates to MKGIHFIRAIAFVNLYRHVCQKYHIKAEQLSLPESVFINPMALIPLSELNIFFKELEQLTNDPDFIVKVMVGTNANELGAIGRWIFSGHDLATTIRRINYGSNCLQSGAFMTGSQTGSIIKWTYHNPFITNDVKVHDSVRIASFMLKVIRRYVGETFSPMRVMLSGSRVNQQIYKDYFGCDIGWNYSQTELWFHSDTRLATIQTEVKPKQKLAMSSHDLDEFLNMPQSDDEMKVIYEIVNYSCHYGLPTLNRVATLLGLSDQQFQRKLHKINLNFTIICGYVLSNSAVNLIAKSVPVEEIAGRLGYRNIDSFNRMFKKHRGVTPAQYVDYFQEYF, encoded by the coding sequence ATGAAGGGAATACATTTTATTCGAGCCATCGCTTTTGTGAACTTGTATCGGCACGTTTGCCAGAAATATCACATTAAGGCTGAACAATTAAGCCTACCTGAGTCGGTATTTATTAATCCGATGGCGTTAATTCCATTGTCGGAGTTGAATATTTTCTTTAAAGAATTAGAACAATTAACCAATGATCCCGATTTTATAGTGAAAGTTATGGTCGGGACTAATGCAAATGAGTTAGGAGCGATTGGGCGGTGGATTTTTTCTGGTCATGATCTCGCAACTACCATTCGCCGAATCAACTATGGTTCAAATTGTTTGCAATCTGGTGCATTTATGACAGGTTCACAAACAGGTTCAATTATCAAATGGACCTACCATAATCCGTTTATTACCAATGATGTAAAAGTTCATGATAGCGTACGGATAGCGTCATTTATGTTGAAGGTTATTCGTCGTTATGTTGGTGAAACGTTTTCTCCCATGCGAGTAATGCTCTCAGGTTCACGGGTTAACCAGCAAATTTATAAAGATTATTTTGGTTGTGATATTGGCTGGAATTATAGTCAAACGGAGTTATGGTTTCATTCTGATACGCGTTTGGCCACCATACAAACTGAAGTCAAACCAAAGCAAAAATTGGCGATGAGCTCTCATGATTTGGACGAATTTTTGAATATGCCTCAATCGGATGATGAAATGAAGGTGATTTATGAAATCGTCAATTATAGTTGTCACTATGGCTTGCCGACATTGAATAGAGTTGCAACGTTACTGGGGTTGTCGGATCAACAGTTTCAAAGGAAGTTACATAAAATCAACCTGAATTTTACGATAATTTGTGGTTATGTTCTGAGCAATAGTGCGGTGAATTTAATAGCGAAATCAGTGCCTGTTGAAGAAATAGCCGGGCGATTAGGCTATCGTAATATTGACAGTTTTAATCGTATGTTTAAAAAGCACCGTGGTGTGACACCAGCTCAATATGTTGATTACTTTCAAGAGTATTTTTAG
- a CDS encoding MFS transporter — protein sequence MSLISMPFVDTNVDTVLYVVATVVLVATIGAALFGFWKFHELPINKAHSKGHHQIGLITVLTWIGFIWHWVWVLAVILAFVDMEKAIISLRDTWKGTPQAAQEKEEA from the coding sequence ATGAGTTTAATCAGTATGCCATTTGTCGATACCAACGTTGACACTGTTTTATATGTTGTCGCGACGGTTGTATTAGTTGCCACCATTGGTGCGGCATTATTTGGCTTTTGGAAGTTCCATGAACTCCCAATCAATAAAGCACATAGCAAAGGTCATCATCAAATAGGCTTAATCACAGTTCTCACTTGGATTGGCTTCATTTGGCACTGGGTTTGGGTTCTTGCCGTTATTCTTGCCTTTGTTGATATGGAAAAAGCAATTATTAGCTTACGCGACACTTGGAAAGGCACTCCACAAGCTGCTCAAGAAAAAGAGGAAGCATAA
- a CDS encoding HlyD family secretion protein, giving the protein MLEGLAVWALFIYLLRLVGMPWNKGTKSFAYLGGTGWLMFVWVGLINYAPMDLSGGSVVQSPHIQLRPNMPNITGKVEHIYVKPNQKIKEGQLIYDIESTPYKIALEQAKAAFDNAQISISTAKQEVSITQSHYQSMLHDIATSHSEITSAKADYQLQQKMLSRYQKQNSVAKNSITESEIDKQISLVKIAKQKVSTLEFQLAKKTVDADKAKLQITQAELTVASRQADLNDKKQNIEKAKWDLASTQVKAPADGFVTNFILREGQLVSRISRLQMYTEEKYVLMRVNHQAIRNIKVGQAAEFSSSVYPGKVFAAEVEGIIEATGEAQSNLLGLDQSIRATTGKNVQNKHHFVRLKIIETEEYNLPVGAVGLAWISGEKPMAFLGFLDAIRGIIIRMKSQLYFFHSI; this is encoded by the coding sequence ATGTTAGAAGGTTTAGCCGTTTGGGCTCTATTTATTTATTTATTACGCCTCGTGGGCATGCCTTGGAATAAAGGCACAAAAAGTTTTGCTTATCTTGGTGGTACCGGGTGGTTAATGTTTGTTTGGGTTGGTTTAATCAACTATGCACCAATGGACTTATCTGGCGGGTCTGTGGTGCAATCACCACACATTCAATTACGCCCAAACATGCCGAATATCACAGGTAAAGTGGAACATATTTATGTAAAACCCAACCAAAAAATAAAAGAAGGCCAACTTATTTATGATATTGAAAGTACGCCTTATAAAATCGCATTAGAACAAGCTAAAGCCGCATTTGATAATGCCCAAATATCTATTTCTACTGCAAAGCAAGAAGTCTCGATCACTCAATCTCATTATCAATCAATGCTCCATGATATTGCGACATCACACAGTGAGATAACTTCCGCCAAAGCTGATTATCAATTACAACAAAAGATGCTTTCTCGTTATCAAAAGCAAAATAGCGTAGCAAAAAACTCAATTACGGAAAGTGAAATCGACAAACAAATCAGCCTAGTAAAAATAGCGAAACAAAAAGTCAGCACATTAGAGTTTCAACTGGCCAAGAAAACCGTCGATGCCGATAAAGCCAAATTACAAATAACTCAAGCGGAATTAACCGTCGCAAGCCGACAAGCGGATTTAAATGATAAAAAGCAAAATATTGAAAAAGCAAAGTGGGATTTGGCCAGCACACAAGTGAAAGCTCCTGCTGATGGCTTTGTGACTAACTTTATTCTTCGTGAAGGTCAGCTTGTATCTCGAATCTCTAGGCTACAAATGTACACCGAAGAAAAATATGTGTTGATGAGAGTGAATCACCAAGCGATCCGAAATATCAAAGTTGGCCAAGCGGCAGAGTTTTCCTCTTCAGTTTATCCCGGTAAGGTGTTTGCAGCCGAAGTAGAAGGTATTATCGAAGCAACGGGTGAGGCACAAAGTAATTTACTGGGGCTTGATCAGTCAATTAGAGCCACAACTGGCAAAAACGTACAAAATAAGCACCACTTTGTACGTTTAAAAATTATAGAAACCGAAGAGTACAATTTGCCTGTTGGTGCGGTAGGTCTAGCTTGGATAAGTGGCGAAAAACCTATGGCATTCTTAGGATTTCTTGATGCCATACGAGGGATTATCATTAGAATGAAATCTCAACTTTACTTCTTCCACTCCATTTAA
- the miaE gene encoding tRNA isopentenyl-2-thiomethyl-A-37 hydroxylase MiaE, producing MYQTLLTPINSFLKCPTPDAWIEKAKQPEQLVTLLIDHCNCELKAAQTAMFMVRKYAVDQQSGQTLIEWAKPYEDYVYKCIRNVEFPEKSIMQSNNLTVKDGFVHGQDLVDKMVRLIKEEFHHFEQVLEIMESRGIPYQNMTAGTYAKGLMKMVRTFEPAALIDKLIIGAYIEARSCERFAKLAPFLDDELNKFYVSLLRSEARHYQDYLALAQAISEEDISERVRLIGEREAQLIERHDSEFRFHSGSPALITEMI from the coding sequence ATGTATCAAACGCTCTTAACCCCAATCAACTCATTCTTAAAATGCCCCACTCCTGATGCTTGGATTGAAAAAGCCAAGCAACCAGAGCAATTGGTGACGTTATTGATCGACCATTGTAATTGTGAGCTTAAAGCGGCTCAAACCGCCATGTTTATGGTGCGAAAATACGCCGTTGACCAACAAAGTGGGCAAACCTTAATAGAATGGGCAAAGCCTTATGAAGACTATGTGTACAAATGCATACGTAATGTTGAATTCCCAGAAAAGAGTATCATGCAATCAAATAACCTAACCGTAAAAGACGGGTTTGTGCATGGACAAGATCTGGTTGACAAGATGGTACGTTTGATTAAAGAAGAATTTCACCACTTTGAACAAGTATTAGAGATCATGGAAAGTCGTGGCATTCCGTATCAAAATATGACGGCTGGAACTTACGCTAAAGGTTTAATGAAGATGGTTCGCACTTTTGAGCCTGCAGCCTTAATTGATAAATTGATCATAGGTGCTTATATCGAAGCGCGATCTTGTGAACGCTTTGCCAAGTTAGCACCATTTTTAGATGATGAATTGAATAAATTCTACGTTTCTTTACTTCGTTCTGAAGCTCGTCATTATCAAGATTACCTTGCGTTGGCTCAGGCAATTTCAGAAGAGGACATTAGCGAAAGGGTTCGTTTAATCGGGGAACGTGAAGCGCAATTAATTGAAAGGCACGATTCTGAGTTTCGTTTCCACAGTGGCTCCCCGGCATTAATCACTGAGATGATTTAA
- the topA gene encoding type I DNA topoisomerase, whose translation MGKSLVIVESPAKAKTINKYLGKDFVVKSSVGHVRDLPTAGQSSGKKATPISTKGMSPEEKARIKKEKDKAALIKKMGINPYQGWEANYQILPGKEKVVAELQKLAKDADCVYLATDLDREGEAIAWHLREIIGGDDARYKRVVFNEITKNAIQQAFETPSELNLDGVNAQQTRRFLDRVVGFMASPLLWKKVARGLSAGRVQSVAVKLLVEREREINAFIPEEFWDIHADTTTLNNTDFRLLVAQQGGSAFKPVNEAETKAALSVLEKAIYEVCKREDRPTSSKPSAPYITSTLQQAASTRLGYGVKKTMMLAQRLYEAGYITYMRTDSTNLSKEAVEACREFIQSEFGDAYLPASPLAYGSKKGAQEAHEAIRPSSVEVKAEDLNGMEADAHKLYALIWNQFVACQMTPAKYDSTTVSVKAEDFTLKAKGRILKFDGWTRVQRPMGKNEDQILPEVKVGDTLSLKQLDPKQHFTKPPARYTEAALVKELEKRGIGRPSTYASIISTIQDRGYVKVDQRRFYAEKMGEIVTDRMDGSFNDLMDYDFTARMEEKLDKIAEGSLTWTQVLDEFFDAFTADLDKAELDESEGGMMPNKIVETSIECPTCSRPMGIRTASTGVFLGCSGYALAPKERCKTTINLGDEEGVINVLEEDVETAALRAKKRCPICETAMDAYLIDDKRKMHVCGNNPNCEGYVVEFGEFKPKGYDGPLVECDKCGSDMVLKNGRFGKYMGCTNEECKNTRKILRNGEVAPPKEDPVHFPELPCSNSDAYFVLRDGASGLFMAASNFPKSRETRAPLVAEIAEYKERIPEKFQYLASAPVADPDGIPALVRFSRKSKEHYVRSEVDGKPSGWTALYVDGKWEVTDKRKKPKK comes from the coding sequence ATGGGCAAATCTCTTGTTATTGTAGAGTCACCAGCTAAAGCGAAGACTATCAATAAATATCTTGGAAAAGATTTTGTTGTGAAGTCGAGCGTTGGCCACGTACGTGATTTACCAACTGCTGGACAAAGCAGTGGAAAAAAAGCGACCCCTATTTCAACCAAAGGTATGAGCCCTGAAGAAAAAGCTCGTATCAAAAAAGAAAAAGACAAAGCGGCACTTATTAAAAAGATGGGTATCAACCCTTACCAAGGTTGGGAAGCGAACTATCAAATTCTTCCGGGTAAAGAAAAGGTTGTTGCTGAATTACAAAAACTCGCCAAAGACGCCGATTGCGTTTATCTCGCAACCGATTTGGACCGCGAAGGAGAAGCTATTGCGTGGCACCTTCGTGAGATTATCGGTGGTGATGATGCGCGATACAAACGAGTGGTTTTTAACGAAATTACTAAAAATGCCATTCAACAAGCATTTGAAACGCCAAGTGAATTGAATCTAGATGGCGTGAATGCTCAACAGACACGACGCTTCTTAGACCGCGTGGTGGGCTTTATGGCTTCACCTCTGCTTTGGAAAAAAGTGGCGCGTGGCTTATCTGCAGGCCGTGTTCAATCGGTTGCAGTAAAACTATTGGTTGAGCGTGAACGTGAAATCAACGCATTTATTCCAGAAGAGTTTTGGGATATCCATGCCGATACGACAACACTAAATAATACTGATTTTCGTTTATTAGTCGCTCAACAAGGTGGTTCTGCTTTCAAACCCGTCAATGAAGCGGAAACCAAAGCAGCATTATCGGTGCTTGAAAAAGCGATTTATGAAGTCTGTAAGCGCGAAGATCGCCCAACGTCAAGTAAGCCTTCTGCCCCATATATCACCTCAACATTGCAACAAGCGGCAAGTACTCGCTTAGGCTATGGGGTGAAAAAGACCATGATGCTCGCTCAGAGACTCTATGAGGCGGGTTACATCACTTATATGCGTACTGACTCAACTAACTTGAGTAAAGAGGCTGTAGAGGCTTGTCGTGAGTTTATTCAATCTGAGTTTGGTGACGCTTATTTACCTGCAAGTCCTTTAGCTTACGGTAGTAAAAAAGGCGCTCAAGAGGCGCACGAAGCGATTCGTCCATCTAGCGTCGAAGTAAAAGCCGAAGATTTGAATGGTATGGAAGCCGATGCCCACAAACTTTATGCACTGATTTGGAATCAATTTGTTGCCTGTCAAATGACACCTGCAAAATACGATTCAACAACAGTGAGTGTTAAGGCTGAGGACTTTACGCTAAAAGCCAAAGGTCGCATCTTGAAGTTTGACGGTTGGACTCGTGTTCAGCGTCCAATGGGTAAAAATGAAGATCAAATTTTACCTGAAGTGAAAGTTGGCGATACGTTGTCGCTAAAACAACTCGATCCTAAACAGCACTTTACTAAACCGCCAGCACGTTATACCGAAGCCGCGTTGGTTAAAGAGCTTGAAAAACGTGGTATTGGTCGTCCTTCTACTTATGCATCGATCATTTCAACTATTCAAGATCGTGGTTATGTAAAAGTTGACCAACGTCGTTTCTATGCAGAAAAAATGGGTGAGATTGTTACCGACCGTATGGATGGTAGCTTTAATGATCTGATGGATTATGACTTCACTGCCCGCATGGAAGAAAAACTCGATAAAATTGCCGAAGGTAGTTTAACTTGGACGCAAGTTCTTGATGAGTTTTTTGATGCGTTCACCGCTGATTTGGACAAAGCAGAATTAGACGAATCTGAAGGTGGCATGATGCCAAATAAGATCGTTGAAACGAGCATTGAATGTCCAACTTGTTCACGTCCTATGGGCATTCGTACTGCCTCGACAGGTGTGTTTCTAGGTTGTTCAGGTTATGCGCTAGCACCAAAAGAGCGTTGTAAAACCACTATTAACTTAGGTGATGAAGAAGGCGTAATTAATGTTTTAGAAGAAGATGTTGAAACCGCGGCTCTTCGTGCTAAAAAGCGTTGTCCAATTTGTGAAACTGCAATGGACGCTTACCTGATTGATGACAAGCGTAAGATGCACGTTTGTGGTAATAACCCGAACTGTGAAGGTTATGTAGTTGAATTCGGTGAGTTCAAACCAAAAGGCTACGATGGCCCATTAGTTGAGTGTGATAAGTGCGGCTCAGATATGGTTCTGAAAAATGGCCGTTTTGGTAAGTACATGGGTTGTACTAACGAGGAATGTAAAAACACTCGTAAGATCTTACGCAATGGCGAAGTTGCGCCACCGAAAGAAGATCCAGTACATTTCCCTGAACTGCCTTGTTCTAATTCTGATGCTTACTTCGTGCTACGTGATGGTGCATCCGGTTTATTTATGGCTGCGAGCAATTTCCCTAAATCTCGTGAAACACGAGCGCCATTAGTGGCAGAAATTGCTGAGTACAAAGAGCGCATTCCTGAGAAATTTCAATATTTAGCGTCTGCACCAGTGGCGGATCCGGATGGTATTCCAGCATTGGTTCGTTTTAGTCGAAAATCGAAAGAGCATTATGTTCGCTCGGAAGTTGATGGGAAACCTTCTGGCTGGACAGCGCTTTACGTCGATGGAAAGTGGGAAGTCACTGATAAACGTAAAAAACCGAAAAAGTAA
- a CDS encoding YciN family protein — protein sequence MSSKKAISEFELLLIANQVIQEQDNYMEGMRATSVIEKGEVLIFKGEYFLDEQGLPTENTTAVFNMFKYLAHHLSKEFTLENTTR from the coding sequence ATGAGTAGTAAAAAAGCCATCTCCGAATTTGAACTCCTTCTAATTGCAAACCAAGTCATTCAAGAACAAGACAATTATATGGAAGGAATGCGCGCCACATCAGTGATAGAAAAAGGTGAAGTACTTATTTTTAAAGGTGAATATTTCTTAGATGAACAAGGATTACCGACTGAAAACACTACGGCGGTATTTAATATGTTCAAATATCTAGCACACCATCTTTCGAAAGAATTCACTTTAGAAAATACTACTCGCTAA
- the focA gene encoding formate transporter FocA, which produces MDNNQFESLMPPEMAEKAAAAGVYKVNKSFFKTFMLAVTAGMQIGIAFIFYTTVTSGTADVAPGFSHFVGGLAFSLGLILVVVTGSELFTSSTLVVVAKASGLVTWGQLIKNWLQVYFGNFVGCILLVGIMLVAQQYMSDAGGIGLNAMHIAQHKMHHSFTSAVALGTMANLLVCIAVWMSYAGRTLTDKMLILILPVAMFVSSGFEHSIANMFQIPFAIGIKHFAPDEFWEMTHTTASQFADLNMADFVINNLIPVTIGNIIGGSVFVGLWFWSIYLRK; this is translated from the coding sequence ATGGACAATAATCAATTTGAATCGTTAATGCCTCCTGAAATGGCCGAAAAAGCCGCTGCCGCTGGTGTATATAAAGTAAATAAATCTTTCTTCAAAACTTTTATGCTGGCGGTGACTGCCGGTATGCAAATTGGCATTGCATTTATCTTTTATACTACGGTAACCAGTGGTACTGCTGATGTGGCGCCTGGTTTTTCACATTTTGTGGGTGGCTTAGCATTTAGCCTTGGTTTAATTCTTGTGGTTGTAACAGGAAGTGAATTATTCACAAGCTCAACATTAGTTGTTGTTGCAAAGGCAAGTGGCTTAGTGACTTGGGGGCAGTTAATTAAAAATTGGCTTCAAGTTTATTTTGGTAACTTCGTGGGTTGTATTTTGCTAGTAGGTATAATGCTCGTTGCTCAACAATATATGAGTGATGCGGGTGGTATTGGTTTGAATGCGATGCACATTGCTCAGCATAAAATGCACCACTCCTTCACATCAGCGGTTGCGTTAGGTACCATGGCTAACTTACTGGTATGTATCGCGGTTTGGATGTCTTATGCTGGTCGTACTCTAACTGATAAAATGCTAATTTTGATTTTACCTGTTGCGATGTTTGTATCATCAGGTTTTGAGCATAGCATTGCAAACATGTTCCAAATCCCATTTGCGATTGGTATTAAACACTTTGCCCCTGATGAATTTTGGGAAATGACTCACACTACAGCAAGTCAATTTGCCGATTTAAACATGGCAGACTTTGTAATAAATAATCTTATTCCAGTGACCATCGGGAATATTATTGGCGGTAGCGTGTTTGTTGGCCTTTGGTTCTGGTCTATTTATCTACGTAAATAA
- the sohB gene encoding protease SohB, translated as MEFLLDYGLFLAKVVTFVVAVIALFVGIKVLGGKGGHAKGELQITDLSEKHTETVAQLEEHLHDEAYLKARHKAQEKEQKEKNKKEAKDAKKAAKSGELVDTRKPHLFVLDFNGSIDAKEVSSLREEVTAILSVAKEGDEVLLRLESGGGMVHGYGLASSQLDRLKSANIPLTISVDKVAASGGYMMACVADKIVSAPFAIVGSIGVIAQIPNFNKLLKKNDIEFEQMTAGEYKRTLTMFGENTDKARDKFKLELEETHVLFKNFIRDHRPDLDLEKVATGEHWFGSQALELGLVDEIKTSDDLIVEATKEKSVLALHYVRKKKLSDKISGTAAKTADSVLLKLVSRGQRPIV; from the coding sequence TTGGAATTTTTGTTGGATTATGGGCTGTTTCTAGCCAAAGTCGTGACGTTCGTCGTTGCGGTAATTGCATTGTTTGTTGGCATTAAAGTATTAGGCGGAAAAGGCGGTCATGCAAAAGGTGAATTACAGATCACTGACTTGTCCGAAAAGCATACTGAAACAGTCGCACAATTAGAAGAACACTTGCATGATGAAGCGTATTTAAAAGCTCGTCATAAAGCTCAAGAAAAAGAGCAAAAAGAAAAGAACAAAAAAGAGGCAAAAGACGCGAAAAAAGCCGCAAAATCCGGTGAATTGGTTGATACCCGTAAGCCTCATTTATTTGTTTTAGATTTTAACGGTAGCATTGATGCCAAAGAAGTCTCTTCTTTACGTGAGGAAGTCACCGCGATTCTTTCTGTGGCTAAAGAAGGGGATGAAGTACTACTTCGCCTAGAGTCTGGCGGTGGGATGGTTCATGGTTACGGGCTTGCTTCTTCACAGCTTGATCGTTTAAAAAGCGCGAATATCCCTTTAACTATTTCAGTCGATAAAGTTGCGGCTAGCGGTGGTTATATGATGGCTTGTGTCGCGGATAAAATTGTGTCTGCACCTTTTGCTATTGTGGGTTCGATTGGTGTGATTGCTCAAATTCCTAATTTCAATAAATTACTGAAAAAAAATGATATTGAATTCGAGCAAATGACTGCCGGTGAATATAAGCGTACGCTGACTATGTTTGGTGAAAATACTGATAAAGCACGTGACAAATTTAAACTTGAGTTGGAAGAAACACACGTGTTGTTTAAAAACTTCATTCGTGATCATCGTCCAGATTTGGATCTTGAAAAAGTTGCGACCGGAGAACATTGGTTTGGTTCTCAAGCCCTTGAGTTAGGCTTGGTGGATGAGATTAAAACCTCAGATGATTTGATTGTCGAAGCGACAAAAGAAAAGTCTGTATTAGCGTTGCACTATGTACGTAAGAAAAAGCTGTCAGATAAAATCTCTGGCACGGCAGCAAAAACAGCCGACAGTGTACTATTGAAATTAGTTTCACGAGGTCAAAGACCCATTGTGTAA
- a CDS encoding YciK family oxidoreductase: protein MNYSIPLAALTGKTILVTGAGDGIGKCAAIHYAKHGATIILLGRTVSKLEATYDEIEKNGGPQPAIIPLDMKGATKQHYQDMADTISDQFGKLDGILHNASLLGSITPFEQIEETAFDDVMQVNVKAQLLMTQTLLPLVKKSDDGRIVFTSSTVGHIGRAYWGSYAISKFATEGMMQILADELSGTPIRVNAINPGATRTKMRASAYPAEDTDELKTPEDIMPLYVYLMAQEGKEIHGQCIDAQPKK from the coding sequence GTGAATTATTCTATTCCCCTTGCAGCTCTTACTGGAAAAACCATTTTAGTAACAGGCGCTGGTGATGGCATTGGTAAATGCGCCGCCATTCACTATGCCAAACATGGTGCTACTATTATTTTGCTAGGTCGCACGGTGTCCAAGCTAGAAGCAACTTATGATGAGATAGAAAAAAATGGCGGGCCTCAACCTGCTATTATTCCATTAGATATGAAAGGCGCAACCAAGCAGCATTATCAAGACATGGCAGACACCATTTCAGATCAATTTGGGAAACTAGATGGTATTTTACACAATGCCAGCCTACTTGGCTCAATCACACCATTTGAGCAAATTGAAGAAACTGCATTTGATGATGTCATGCAAGTTAATGTCAAAGCGCAATTATTAATGACACAAACATTACTTCCTTTAGTAAAAAAATCCGACGATGGCCGCATTGTATTTACCTCATCAACTGTCGGGCACATTGGCAGAGCATATTGGGGAAGCTATGCGATTTCTAAGTTTGCCACTGAAGGCATGATGCAAATCCTAGCAGATGAACTAAGCGGCACACCGATTAGAGTGAATGCTATCAATCCAGGCGCAACCCGTACCAAAATGCGAGCATCAGCTTACCCAGCAGAAGACACTGATGAATTGAAAACACCGGAAGATATTATGCCATTGTATGTGTATTTAATGGCTCAAGAAGGGAAAGAAATTCATGGTCAATGCATTGATGCACAACCAAAAAAATAA
- the mlc gene encoding sugar metabolism global transcriptional regulator Mlc, producing the protein MYMAQPGHIDQIKQVNTGRVYKLIDQFGPISRIDLSKLSGLAPASITKISRELMEGHLIHETVVQESITRGRPAVGLQTDNVGWHFLSIRLGKGYLIIALHELGGNVIADYKVDIEEKDQSALQARILSEIEYFFANHSHLVERMTSIAVTLPALVNFAEGIVLQMPYFNIENLALGPAIYEKTGVPVFIANDTCAWALAEMLFGQSQEVENSLLISNHQGVAAGVILNGRLAYSRNGNIGELGHIQVDPNGDLCECGKYGCLDTVASSEAVCRSVIKQLEQGVHSTISIHDVSMERICSAAIGGDVLATQTIEQMGKDLGKGIAIMTNIFSPEKILLGGALNHAKSILYPAIEQALQQYSLPIFHKNVPLIECKFFTQTTMPGAALIKQALYDGSLLLKVSEG; encoded by the coding sequence ATGTACATGGCTCAACCTGGTCACATTGATCAAATCAAGCAAGTCAATACAGGTCGTGTATATAAACTTATCGATCAATTCGGTCCTATTTCTAGGATTGATCTATCTAAATTGAGTGGCCTTGCTCCTGCGAGTATAACGAAAATTTCTCGTGAATTAATGGAAGGGCATTTGATCCATGAAACGGTTGTCCAAGAGTCAATTACACGTGGTCGTCCAGCCGTTGGTTTACAAACAGATAATGTTGGCTGGCATTTTCTTTCTATTCGTTTAGGTAAAGGCTATTTAATCATTGCGCTTCATGAGTTGGGGGGTAATGTTATTGCTGATTATAAAGTGGATATAGAAGAAAAAGATCAAAGCGCGTTACAAGCACGAATTTTAAGTGAAATTGAATATTTCTTTGCCAATCATTCTCACTTAGTTGAAAGGATGACGAGTATTGCCGTAACACTGCCGGCTTTAGTGAATTTTGCTGAAGGCATCGTATTGCAGATGCCTTATTTTAATATTGAAAACTTAGCGCTAGGCCCCGCAATTTATGAAAAAACAGGTGTGCCAGTCTTTATCGCAAATGATACCTGTGCTTGGGCTCTAGCCGAAATGCTCTTTGGGCAATCACAAGAAGTTGAAAACTCATTATTGATCAGTAACCACCAAGGCGTTGCAGCAGGTGTTATCCTCAATGGTAGGCTAGCTTATAGTCGCAATGGCAACATTGGTGAGCTTGGGCATATACAAGTTGATCCTAATGGCGACTTATGTGAATGCGGTAAGTACGGTTGCTTAGATACAGTGGCCTCTTCTGAGGCGGTCTGCCGTAGTGTGATCAAACAATTAGAACAAGGCGTACATTCAACAATATCAATACATGATGTCTCTATGGAAAGGATCTGCTCTGCGGCCATTGGAGGTGATGTATTAGCCACACAAACGATAGAGCAGATGGGAAAAGATTTAGGCAAAGGTATTGCAATTATGACTAATATCTTCAGCCCTGAGAAAATTTTGCTTGGTGGAGCGTTAAATCATGCAAAATCGATATTGTATCCTGCTATCGAACAAGCATTACAACAGTATAGTTTGCCTATTTTCCATAAAAATGTGCCTTTAATTGAGTGTAAATTTTTCACTCAAACGACGATGCCGGGCGCGGCTTTAATCAAACAAGCGCTTTATGACGGGTCGTTACTATTAAAAGTGAGTGAAGGGTAA